One Hydractinia symbiolongicarpus strain clone_291-10 chromosome 7, HSymV2.1, whole genome shotgun sequence genomic window, ttgggcgtctccactcttcaagcgttgggcgtctccactcttcaagcgttgggcgtctccactcttcaagcgttgggcgtctccactcttcaagcgttgggcgtctccactcttcaagcgttgggcgtctccactcttcaagcgttgggcgtctccactcttcaagcgttgggcgtctccactcttcaagcgttgggcgtctccactcttcaagcgttgggcgtctccactcttcaagcgttgggcgtctccactcgtcaagcgttgggcgtctccACTCGTCAAGCGTTGGGCGTCTTCATTGGTTAATTTCTGAACACCACTTAATAACTCATCTAAATAGGAGCACatcttttttacataaaattgtGAAATGTAAAATTTCACGATCAGTTAATTTTGAATTAGAAAATGCTTGAAAGAAATTAACGTATTAAGTAACATACCTAGTTGTCTCAGAGTGATGGGTGCAGCTGCTGTATAGGTGAGAACAAGTAGAGAAAGAATGATAGCAGAGTAGGCCATGTCTAACAAGATACCCAGCGCAAACAATCTGTGTATGTATTGCTGACAAAACGATCATATATAGTCCTTGCTGGTTATGAgccacaaaaatgtttttaaattaatgaagaaaGTTGATGTTTGTAGTAGACAATTAACCAACTTTGTTCACATAAGGATTATTTATGTCACCCAAAGGGGGCAACttgggaaaattatttttttcaaatgcgTTAACATGTTTCAAGATGTGTATTTGATAGTAATCTTCTCTGGGATGGTGGGAAATCTCAAAAGTGTAAGGAAAAATTCAGCATTAGCATGTGCCATGTATTTACTAGCAATTAGTGCAGAACTTTAATCTATAAAAGTTCACATTCTGGACAAGATTTATCAGCAGCAGAATGCATTCTGTCATTATGCGGTAATTTTATTCTGTGACGTTAGTGTTtgtgaaaattacaaaaatagtcGCACCTGCAAAAACTGTCATTTTTCGCCCGGCTGAAAGGGTTGTCTGTGTTTTTACTTTGCTGAATATGTCTTTGTGAACAATAAACTAATCCACACAAAAGAACCACAGCTTAACAGACTGTTGTTAAATTGTGCGAAGTAATAATATATTTAAACAGCAGTTTTGTAAAAATTACATTGCTGAGGATGGCACAAAAAGTAACAATAAGAAACCCAATAAATACctttaaacataaataaaactACAATTTCCCATAAAATGTATTGAGACAAGGCGGCAAATTTCGGAGTTGTTCACACAAGTAATAATATAGGCCATTTCTTTACTAGACTCAcgcaatttcaaatttttaatgttcACAACGGACTTTAGTTAATTGGTTAGATTCAAACTCtcaaaatgagataattggcgctgacgtcagcatggccAGCTTTGCCAAACTGTGAAGCATTTGCATGTACTTGCGTGGATCATTCCGTAAAGTGGTCAACACAATCTAAACGTTGCTTTACTAACCGACGCAACTCAAAGATTAGCACTTCCTAGACCGACTGGATGGGGAGAAATCACGAATTGAAGCTTTTGCTACTTTGGAAAATGTCCCAAAAAGTGTTAATGTCTCAAAAGTTTGGTAAGGGAAGGGAGGTTGTAAAGAACTGCCTAAGCTTTGCAGCCCACAATCTACCTTTGTAACTAAAATCATAAAACGATATTTGACACGATATTTGTGACTTTTGCAGAAAAATGTTATGCGCGCGAATTACGTATGCACGAAAATCTAATTTCAGGACTGTACGACGGGTAAACCCGTGGCATTTTGTTGCCCCGCTAGCATCTGGTATCCTTAGATTTTGGATAGAAAACATTTGTAGCGTattgttgacaaaaaaaatgctcaaatgaaaataaaaaaaagcaatttCAGGGTAAATATAGTACTCCTTTTAAACAAGATCAAaacgatatatattttttaataaatcttgttATTGTTATACGTTTGTTATAAGGAACTAGTATATAAAAAATCTTAGGCTCAATTTGatcaaattttaagaaattgaGAATCTTTAGCAGACTAAGAAACTTATACATACAATAGAAGGGAACatataaaataacaaagtttttatgcaaaataaattaataaactcTGAAAAGTTAAAGAATCTCAGTCCCATATATGTTACGCTTATTGTGATAAATCcagaaattatacatattaaccTGTTATTATCAATAAAAGCAGTAGCCCTAACCCATATCCTTGTACATAATACCTGGAAGAATATGCATAATTTCCAATTGATTATATTCTCCTTAACAAATACacataaaatcacaaaaaggtcATACTTTTTAAGGAAACCTAAGGGGTCAAATAAGAAAAACCAGTAACTTTTATAGCAAGAATACCGATAGCTTCCAATTAACACCACATCACATGTCAATGTTGAGATAAGGGTTAAGGGGTTTTGTTGAAGTCAAACAGAGATAAAAAAGTGGGATTATCTGTGTTTTTCACAtggtataaaaaattattcagaGTTAAATGAAATAGCTTGAAACCTATAATGGTAAGAAAAacgaatttaaatttttagtatttatttattctttttcaaTTGACTTAGATTCATCAAAGCTTAATTTAATTAATGTATAATTCACGATGGACAATTAGCTTCATTTCTATCCCGTACATATGCACAGACAAAGAGTTTGAttagtaatttatacaaaaaacggTAAACATGTGAGATATGTGGCTATGGCAAATATGCATATTGGCATTCGAAATGTTTCAGAATTGTTGGATCAATTGGTATATACACCTAGTCTTTCGTGACACAACTCTCAATATATTAGCTACTAAttggtgaattaataataacAACCTTGGCAGAGAAACGATGATAAAGAGGAACGTAACTTTCACAAACACAAAAAAGCAGTTGGTGAAGCTGCAATGGATATGCCCTAATTTCTTCCCATACAAACCCCTTTTTCGGTTGCATGGCGTTCACTCCTGCAGAATTCACAGATGCAACtcaaaaataaaacactgtCTGGAAAATGAAATTCAGGATAGCCTTTTCAGTTTGCATTGGAAGcgcttataattttatttttaaacagacGGGTTGCTGGACAACACAAAACGCAATAACTGGTTTAGGAGAttccatttaaaaaacaaaatgccaAAACTGAGTGGACGAACGACCACGCAATAGGATAGCTCTACTTACAAGGTGAAAGCTGCTTgtctgtaaaatattttatttactcaGAAGTGAATAATTATTTAGGACATAAAAACATGCTCATACCTGCTGATAACATATTTCTCAACTTTTCAGCAGGCAATTAATTTCTAAAGATCATTTATCATAAAATATTTTCCATATGCAAAGTTATACTACATGGATTATTCAACACATCTCTGTTGCTTGTGCAATCGCtaactgaataaattatgcttaATCTTTACCCATCAATGTAACGCGGTAAAACTAATACAAACAGTTTTTGCGAGGGACAGCTACTCGGAAAATCTTTTAAACGTAAAGTCTATTCGTTTTTTGGACCTTAAAATGGAATAGCTGAGAACTCAGAACAAAACGAAACAATGTTgacattttaattattatttaaattttcctgcaaaaaaaacatgaaaaacatGGGAAATTTCTTTCAAACTGAGATtcctagttttttttaaaaatagtgtaTTGTACTCCTGATCCCGAACCTAATCCTAAGTCCTCGTTTCCGCTGCAGGGATGTATTAACAGAATTATAAATCTTCGTCTATGCTTATTCTAATACATGCCTATCACATTGACAAAAATAAATACGGAAAATGTTCCGGTGTCCAAAGATACACAcacttttttttccaaaaatatagtTGTCAACGTATTGCGTCATTGGCATGACATAAAAGCAATTCTTGTCCGAAAAATTTTTCTTCTCATTACCAACACCTAACAACTGTCATTAAATATATCCACTACGCCCacacaacaataataacattttACCCCTTGTGAAAGTAAAATCTTTACGAGTTATTTATATTCAATGGAACAATTGGTAACCTTTTCTAACCCAGCGCATAAACATGCTTTCACGTTTCCATAGGTCAGTTTACATACATACTGTCTTACTCGCATTTTTATCAGATATAAAAAGGAGAagcaacaaataatttttatcatttaaattttaagtgaaCATAAAAACTTATCTTATAAAGTTAACTTAAAAAGTTATCAGAAAAGAAAGTCATGAAAATTggaataaacaaactttttgttctttttgtacTGCTGGTTGCATGTTCTCCAGGTATCATTGATCGTTTATTTGCATGCTGATTTTCCCAAAGCAGAGAGACAAATGTTTAACTAATTGCCATCCGTCGAGTGCACGCGTTTTAGCAATCAAGTAATACTAAATCAATTAGAAGTTGTTCATTGTTTCAAGAAGCAAACTGTTAGTAATGGTCATCTTTGCTATTGATTTTTAGATGTTGCAGGTAGACGCTGCTATCGTAGAAGAATATTTGGATGCGTCGATTATcgaaagttagaagtagaagcAGAAAAACAAGAAGTAAAAGGTAAGAATTCCGTAAAGTTTGAGGTTGATCAATGTTAAAACATGCTAAATTATCTACTATGATATCTTTCCCTTTTTCTAAATGCGCGTCgttttattttttggttttaGATATCAGAAAAGTCAAAAGTTGGTTATTGACTTATATTAGAATAAAAATGGAGGAAAAACGAAGAATGGCGTACACAAAGCAAGCAGTTCCggttaataaaacaaaataaagaaatattttaattttaaccatCATTTTATAGCTAATGATCTATGTCATGAATGTTAAAAATTACAGGAATATATTTTCTACACATTACATTTGCTTGATCTTACTCTTTAAATAggcttttgaaaaataaatcactGAATTCTAAGACATATTTGCGAACTAGCAAATCTTTTCATGGCTCTcatgtattttgtctgtctttgTGTCTCAAAAAAGACAACTGGCAACATTTATTTGCTTGTGAGTtagaattatttaaaacattctTTACAATTTTCTGAACCTCGTAAAACATTCTATTTTTGTGGCTTTTTTATGACTACATCTGGAAATGTGAAAACTCTTTATTTTTGTTCAATATTCTTTGCATCCAAATAACTGCGTCTCGTTGTACATTCTAAATTAATCTTTAATGAtgtattaaaatttatatatgtaTTCTAATATAAACATCCAAATAACTATCAGAAAAAAAAGGCTTTTAATGGAAACCGCTGTTCAAATAGATAGAAAATCAGAGAGAGATTTTTGTGTTGTATGCAATACAGATTTTAGTTATAAATAAAACCCCAGCTATATTTTAATatgcaaatgattttttaattgataGAGTGTTCAGCTAAATGAAGATTAGCACAGCCGAACTTTGTGCAGACGTAAACATAGAAAGTTTATAGTGACATAGTAACCTTTGTAACAAGAAGAACCGTATCACTTAATAAAACGCCGTACAAAAATAATAAGCGATTTCATTGGGAATTCTACGAAGTTGGCAGACAGCATCAACTGACTTACTTTTTCAGATGCAGAGGTTAGGTAATATTGCACTAACCGAACATTTCAACACGTTCGCTTCACGAAAAAACCcacttaaataaaaatagccACGCTGACGTTACCAACAAATAGCACATTTTGAAAGTTGAGATCTGGCTGACTAACTAGTAATCCTAAGTCCAAGACAGTTGTGGatattgacaagtaaactttgacaggGTCAAATTGCGTGAATCTAAAATAGAAAAAGTCTATGTAATAACTTAAGGGGGGGACTTTGAGAGGTGCAGCCTTGTTTCAACAAATTTTGTGGATGTTTGTAGACGCACCAGTGATTTCAGTTTGCTAGTGGGTACGTGCTATTAAGCCTTCATTGTCAAGTAATTTCTTGACTCTCTAACGAGAGAATTTACTATAGGTACGTGCTATTAGGCCTCTTTTGTCAAGTAATCTCTTGACTATCTAATGAGAGGATTTACTATTACATATTCTACCAATGTGCTTTTATGTTCAAGCCGAATTAATGTTATTCCACTACAGTTCTGCAGGTTAAGATCTTTGTTATCTCTTATGAGCATGTTACTAAGCGACGCTTAGTAACAGGCTCATAAACATGCTACTGGGAAGGAAAGGACACAGAGAACAACAGGATAACAGGGACTTAGCCAGAGAATGTTCCCAAATAACATCATGCGTTAGGAGGTATGCTAAAATAATCAGTAGCGTGTGAAAATCCGATTTGTGTGTTTGAACGATTATTCTAATTCCTAAAGCAAGTGCATGCAATGATTTTGCTGGTTGTACTTTCCTGCTAATTTTACAATGTTTTCTTAATACGCACAAAAAATTTTACAGTCATGTTCCAAATTGGATTACTTGCACAAGATTGTATAAAAATGCTAGAAGGCTAAAACCAATACGAATAAGAGCAATAGATTAAAACGTAAAAAGAACGGTTGGCTCTGCACTTAAAGGACTTAAATTTCCAATAGGAAGCAACGAGTTGGGAAAGAGGTTTGCACGCGTTGAGCACGTGGAAATAAAGTGGATTAATTTGAATTATTTCAGTGCATTCAAAGGAGAGCTATAAGACAAAATTTATTAATCCGTGTAAAAGCATTCTATGAAAGCCCTGCAAAACATCAAAGTAGCTTAACAGTAACAATGGTCTGCAATAACAGCTATTGTAGATCAGGCAACTTGCAGAGTATTAAACAGGCATTGCCCATGCAATTGaactttgcaaataaaataaaggtGCGCTTTTAGATTAAGGTTTCTTTATGTGGATGTTATAAAGTCAAATCAAGCGTACCAGGGAAGACCTTAGAACTacttttttgtaacaaaaaccattttttaaagaaatctaAGTTTTGCCATAACATTGTGATGAAAAACTAATATGGAGAAACCTGTTGACGGGTTACTGTAGCATGTAATTGCTAACCACGCTGCTAAAGATTCGAACATTTAGCGGGATTCGTTGATGAAATGCGATTGAATATGCTGTAATTTCTATTAGTACTTGGAAAGTCAAACTACAACAGTAATATTGAAAGGTTAAGCTCAAAAATTAGATGGTGAAGTAAAAAAATGGAATATAGATTAATAAAACAGCATAACTGCCAACaaaacattctgtattattttgttatttacttGCATTTTGTGTCTATTACAACTACAGCACAACAAAACAAGGACACAGCGAAATGTACTTATTTCTCACATGGTCAAGTAATTTTGTTACAAGTATACTTCGAATCGTGCAAATGTAATTGCAATCATGTTTTTGCAATCGATAATCTTTTCACATTCACGAAATAATTGTTTCAATTCCCGATGCATTGCAAATCCATTGCTCCAGGACTTATGCAATCATCAAAacaatcttaataataaaatatctCTTTAGTCGTTCGCTGTGAAGGTACAATCATATGAATTTATTGAACTAGCATTCTTGTGCTTTACATAGTGATCGGTGTCTgtctaaaaaattttcattagtAGCCTAAATAAACACATATACGTAATACGAAAGATATAGTTTATCGCATAACATAGACACATCATTTCCAGTCTTTAAGTTTTAATACAAAAGTATCCATGCAAACCTTAACCTTATTTAGGCCAGGCGTTTGCTACCTCTGGATAGCACCCCTCGCATGCCAACATAAAGACAGCAACATCTTAATGTCCCAAAACATGGTACGAATGTTTGTTAGCACATTGGAGgacaattaagataaataattcgGATGAAGTTATCCGGACAAGAATGGCTGCAACACACATGAACTATCCTGAAATCTTTGCAAAATAAACGGGCATAGAAAAGATCAAGATGCCTAAAATGCCTAGTAAACGAAGTGAAAATGCAAAAATAGGACTTTGGAATTGCTTGTAGGCAAAGAAAattaaccactaaaacggtaTACTTCAGAAAATACCATATAAAAATTGGGGAAGAAGGTTAAAGAAGCCCTCTTTCCTGTCCTATTTGAGTTTAGATCGTTATAGCATTCCCTATTAGTAACCGGGGCAGACATACTATAAAAAGTActtaaaaagtttgaaaatgtaAAAAGGTATAAAAGTATAAAACATACTATAACAAATAAGGGGGAGGATTAAAGAACACCCATTCCCTGCCCTAAAAGCGATTAAATTGTTATAGCATTCCCTATTACTAACCATGGCGCATTTTGTACAGAAGTTTCATCTCTACCTTTATCTCCATAAGCTTTCTAACATGGTAACACGAAAGGACAAAAAATAGGTGGGGTTTAAATTCTAAATTCTATAATATTCACAATATAGGCAAATAAGACATcatcaaacaaattaaaatctgtCCTCATTCTTTTCTATCGATTGCTGTCTGTCTCTCCACCATTTTTATTCTAATGTAACTTAATAACCAGTTcttctttctctttttatatCTGAATGAAAAAAGAACGTACGGGACTCATTATTTACATAAAGTACGCACAGAATTGTCAAGGTCAATAAAATCTGGAATCAATCAGCATATAATGTCTCAATTTTGTCATTGAATTTTCGCAAATCCAGCGACAGGTATTAATgcaacaaaatgatttttcagCATTGGATTTTGAAAAACACAACAAGTATATTcttctattttaaaaacaattatttaaaaattgcaaGGTACCTTTCTCTCCTTGCATCTCTGTTTTTTCTTCAAGCTTTTGGTATTCCATGCATCCAAATAACCTTCGGCGATGGCATCGTCTAGCTGCAACATCTAATAAATTATTTGTTATACATATAATTCCAAATTTGATCTGAAATGTTTCGTGTTTAAGCAAATACAATTTCTAGCTACCTTAGAAACGTGCAATAGTGAAACTTACAATTTGACATTAACATTACCTTGAATACACACCAGCACTACTACCATCATCGCAATTACTTTAATCATTGTGATGTTAATGAGGTGTGTTAATCAAATGTGTAGTTTTTTTGGCTGTCAACAGTGGTGAAATGCTGCTGCTTTGCCCTATTTATGTGACGTTTATGAACCCCTAAATACTAAAATCGTCTATGGACACTTTAAAATGTGTTGATTCGATAAATCTGAGAAGTTTACCATTCTCCTATTGCAGTATAAGAATATATTACAGAATAAATACTAAAGAGTGTTAATAGCTATTTCTTATCAGTTATTAAAACTGAAAATAGAGATTTGCTACGTGTGTGTCTCGGAATTATGACGTTTCAATTTCTAGACGTCAATGCCAACAGTGTTATAATCTCTTTTCAGAGACACCCTACTGTCATTTCAACAAGCATGTATTTATCTTCAATCCAATCCTAAACCAAACACAACTCACCAGTTCTTTACTGAAATACAATGCTCATAGTAATCGTCACTATCAATAGTTTACATTATTGCCGTAGGTTTATCTTTTCGTGAATATGAGAGTTTAGTGAGCGATGTTTCGAAATATCCTTCTCTCCTCAACGGGCAGAGTAAAATGAACATGTATTTGCATAATTACAGAGAATCATGAAGGTTTGCTAGATCTTCCCTTTATTTTTAAGGTCTAACCTTTGTAGCAGGTACTACGAGATCATTCGTCAAGTTATAAAGCAACAAAACAGGaaatgcatttttaattttaaagataCAATACGAAGCAACAATTTGTCTAaactaaaacacaaaataagctTGGAGGAACAAAGCAATGTTTTAACGAAGTCTTGCGTAAGGATTGTTATGCAGAATATGTAGGCAAAACTAA contains:
- the LOC130648886 gene encoding A-kinase anchor protein 5-like — protein: MAYSAIILSLLVLTYTAAAPITLRQLDELLSGVQKLTNEDAQRLTSGDAQRLTSGDAQRLKSGDAQRLKSGDAQRLKSGDAQRLKSGDAQRLKSGDAQRLKSGDAQRLKSGDAQRLKSGDAQRLKSGDAQRLKSGDAQRLKSGDAQRLKSGDAQRLKSGDAQRLKSGDAQRLKSGDAQRLKSGDAQRLKSGDAQRLKSGDAQRLKSGDAQRLKSGDAQRLKSGDAQRLKSGNSLCEHKIQIFLKGKQIYSSCINA